A region from the Brassica napus cultivar Da-Ae chromosome C8, Da-Ae, whole genome shotgun sequence genome encodes:
- the BNACNNG09570D gene encoding uncharacterized protein BNACNNG09570D, whose translation MFGRLRPPPSSPDSLERYPAKIIKDDPLSVYESTLLKLKQGSRLDTVGPSPETEFENPPSSSDTQREAHDDVSLCNGSDDAIMGVDSGSCVKKKNPSVLSMFCRYKNQAQARNLSHTVDTTTTETECAL comes from the exons ATGTTTGGGAGGCTAAGACCGCCGCCATCTTCGCCGGACAGTCTAGAGAGATATCCAGCGAAGATCATCAAAGACGATCCTCTCTCAGTCTacg AGTCAACACTGCTTAAGCTTAAGCAAGGCTCAAGACTGGACACTGTTGGTCCTTCTCCAGAAACAGAGTTTGAGAATCCGCCTTCATCTTCAGATACACAGAGAGAAGCTCATGATGATGTGTCTCTGTGCAATGGCTCTGATGATGCAATAATGGGTGTAGACTCGGGTTCTTGtgtaaagaagaagaatccGTCAGTGCTATCTATGTTTTGCAGGTACAAGAATCAAGCTCAGGCACGAAACTTGTCACACACCGTGGATACCACAACGACTGAGACTGAGTGTGCTTTGTAA